The following are encoded together in the Misgurnus anguillicaudatus chromosome 14, ASM2758022v2, whole genome shotgun sequence genome:
- the zbtb40 gene encoding zinc finger and BTB domain-containing protein 40 isoform X4, producing the protein MELPNYSRQLMQQLNALRKEKRFCDCSILVGETPHPAHKLVLAASSMLFKSVLEGSDSISIDTDLLSSQEFSCLLDLVYTGKLPPGKHNLTRLIAAADSLQMFDVAVGCKNILNDLMKQTSETGDTETREGSSKKDLRSSEDSAIEMIEQNQPEIKKILKRVRPCADALKTWDTISAEERQVILGNFKDDPSEDEIYQQLLDLIRDERVLSAQTVLKLVDQLKHLISDPESAIEQEKSEDPLSNPKDRTTLGQRSGGLLDHMSKITHHLSSVNNLSELLTKAVNGCKNSVEKTEVLECCNAPSSVEVVKSLFCKLKETTISEETLRMLLHEVKKSSADLANLLENLKDKGGEQSEKCTGMDLLRTYKNRLTKLDLNRQFIEESLKTGPDISAVERECIQTLLEEQGAVDVFERLISSVFKDGSSLQAVTVWRILMWGQTRNTNLQLIIKEVKEKPDAQNLLQTIQDLDVIFKHKSLILETVSDISLLERGVEAMAHGTEQATEFLQSCRNADGELESVSQAIERVLSRDSPFARPLCQLLSANQENFPQLSNLVEDLKHTAASGAQAVPNPSELEQEESTADSEDEEEDDSVTRGKRKLVPVSYSCEWCKKAFDFKCRLIKHKRVCALSPEKEQRCSKCPMTFPTLKTLHQHCTETHDGPPAKKKKTEQVQCDLCDKTFKHSSGLLYHKRTEHFEERPYACEECGAKFAATSSLKNHMRLHTGEKPFHCKHCDMSFSVAAALSYHTKKKHAEGKMYCCQYCSASFAQSIELTRHVRTHTGDKPYVCRDCGKGFKQANGLSVHLQTFHNLTEPHDCQKCRVSFSSLNELRQHIQDVHPKDLHQCPDCSKLFNNEASLEKHMTVHDGSKPYSCKACNKCYQTVSGLWYHNRTAHPESITAQGNKPIKSLLQCDKCDKTFSNRNSLLKHQITNHTEVHLWKCVNCDGTVTSEVELQQHICSGQSSQIDSVFSCAVCSLHFSSEPEFQQHFLSTHLQGETQSQVIQCEDTVSQGAEQVISLDQSQIEASQQVFVALGDQQETASGSGIVALSMEDLLNGTVTLICEEGQ; encoded by the exons ATGGAGCTCCCAAACTACAGCCGACAGCTCATGCAACAACTGAATGCTTTGAGAAAAGAGAAGCGGTTTTGCGACTGCTCCATCCTGGTTGGAGAAACTCCTCATCCTGCTCATAAACTAGTGCTTGCTGCGTCCAGCATGTTATTTAAGTCGGTTCTTGAGGGTTCTGACAGCATCTCCATCGACACAGATTTACTCTCCTCTCAAGAATTTTCTTGTCTTTTGGACCTTGTGTATACCGGTAAACTACCTCCTGGCAAGCACAACCTCACCCGGCTCATAGCCGCTGCAGACAGCTTGCAGATGTTTGACGTTGCTGTGGGTTGTAAGAACATTCTCAACGACCTTATGAAACAGACCTCCGAGACCGGGGACACGGAAACCCGTGAGGGGTCATCTAAGAAAGACTTGAGAAGTTCAGAGGACAGTGCAATTGAGATGATCGAACAAAATCAACCAGAAATCAAAAAGATCCTAAAGAGGGTACGACCGTGTGCTGACGCTCTTAAAACCTGGGATACAATCTCTGCAGAGGAACGCCAG GTCATACTAGGCAATTTCAAAGATGATCCATCAGAAGATGAGATTTACCAGCAATTGCTCGATCTGATCCGGGATGAGAGAGTCCTGTCAGCTCAGACTGTCCTCAAATTGGTAGATCAGTTAAAACACTTAATTTCTGATCCAGAGTCAGCAATTGAGCAAGAAAAAAGTGAGGACCCTTTAAGTAATCCAAAAG ATCGTACAACACTCGGTCAGCGATCAGGTGGGCTTTTGGATCACATGTCAAAAATAACTCACCACCTATCCAGTGTCAACAACCTGTCTGAGCTTTTGACCAAAGCTGTAAACGGCTGTAAGAACAGTGTAGAAAAAACG GAGGTGCTGGAGTGCTGTAATGCACCATCATCTGTGGAGGTGGTGAAGAGTTTGTTTTGTAAACTCAAAGAGACGACCATAAGTGAAGAAACGCTTCGAATGCTTCTCCATGAGGTCAAGAAAAGCTCGGCAGATCTAGCAAACCTATTGGAGAACCTGAAAGACAAAGGGG GTGAACAATCAGAGAAATGCACGGGGATGGATTTGTTAAGAACGTATAAGAACAGACTCACAAAACTCGATCTGAACCGCCAGTTCATCGAAGAGAGCCTTAAAACCGGTCCGGACATCTCTGCAGTCGAGAGAGAG tgTATTCAAACCCTGCTAGAAGAGCAAGGAGCTGTCGATGTGTTTGAAAGGCTGATATCTTCAGTGTTTAAAGATGGAAGTTCACTGCAGGCTGTGACTGTCTGGAGGATTCTCATGTGGGGACAGACACGAAATACAAATCTACAGCTCATCATAAAGGAGGTCAAGGAGAAACCAGATGCTCAAAATCTCCTCCAAACCA TTCAAGACTTAGATGTGATTTTCAAGCACAAATCGCTAATTCTGGAGACCGTCAGTGATATATCTTTACTCGAGCGAGGTGTGGAGGCGATGGCTCATGGGACAGAGCAGGCTACTG AGTTTCTCCAAAGCTGTCGAAATGCTGACGGTGAGCTGGAGTCTGTATCGCAAGCCATTGAGAGAGTTTTGAGTCGCGATTCACCATTTGCCCGTCCGCTGTGCCAACTGCTGTCTGCCAACCAGGAGAACTTTCCTCAGCTGTCCAACTTAGTAGAAGATCTCAAACATACAG CAGCATCCGGAGCCCAGGCAGTCCCAAACCCGTCTGAGTTGGAGCAAGAAGAGTCTACTGCTGATTCTGAGGATGAGGAAGAGGACGACTCCGTAACAAGAGGAAAGAGGAAGCTCGTCCCTGTGTCCTACAGCTGTGAGTGGTGTAAAAAGGCATTTGACTTTAAATGTCGTCTGATAAAGCATAAGAGGGTTTGTGCGCTCTCGCCGGAGAAAGAGCAACGCTGCTCTAAGTGTCCCATGACATTTCCGACTCTCAAGACCCTTCATCAGCACTGCACAGAAACCCACGACGGCCCTCCAGCCAAAAAGAAGAAAACGGAGCAAGTACAGTGTGACCTGTGTGACAAGACCTTCAAACACTCTTCAG GTCTGCTTTATCACAAACGCACCGAACATTTTGAAGAAAGGCCGTACGCGTGCGAGGAATGCGGGGCCAAATTTGCCGCCACCTCGTCCCTCAAGAACCACATGCGTCTGCACACGGGAGAGAAACCGTTTCATTGCAAACACTGCGACATGAGCTTCTCTGTGGCCGCCGCTTTGTCTTACCACACCAAAAAGAAGCATGCAGAAG GTAAAATGTACTGCTGTCAGTACTGTTCGGCCTCGTTCGCACAATCCATCGAATTGACGCGTCACGTCCGCACGCACACGGGAGATAAACCGTACGTCTGCAGGGATTGCGGGAAGGGTTTCAAACAAGCCAATGGGCTTTCTGTCCATCTACAAACCTTTCACA ACCTTACAGAGCCCCATGACTGTCAGAAATGTCGGGTGAGTTTTTCTTCGCTCAATGAACTCCGGCAGCACATTCAGGATGTTCATCCCAAAGACCTGCACCAGTGTCCTGACTGTAGCAAGCTCTTCAACAACGAAGCCAGTCTGGAGAAACACATGACCGTTCATGACGGCAGCAAACCTTACAGCTGCAAGGCATGCAATAAATGCTACCAG ACAGTCTCGGGCCTGTGGTACCATAATCGTACCGCCCACCCCGAGAGCATTACAGCCCAGGGCAATAAACCCATTAAATCTCTGCTCCAGTGTGACaagtgtgacaagacgtttagCAACAGAAATAGCCTGTTAAAACATCAGATAACTAATCATACAG AAGTGCACTTGTGGAAGTGTGTGAATTGTGACGGCACCGTGACGAGTGAGGTGGAGTTACAGCAGCACATCTGCAGCGGACAGTCCAGCCAAATCGACTCTGTGTTCAGCTGTGCCGTCTGCTCGCTTCACTTTTCTTCAGAGCCTGAATTTCAGCAGCACTTCTTATCTACACATCTGCAGGGTGAAACGCAGTCGCAG GTGATTCAGTGTGAGGATACGGTCAGTCAAGGGGCGGAGCAAGTGATTAGCCTGGACCAATCACAGATTGAGGCTTCACAACAAGTGTTTGTTGCTCTCGGCGATCAACAGGAAACGGCCAGCGGTTCAGGAATCGTTGCTTTGAGCATGGAAGATCTACTGAACGGCACAGTTACTCTCATCTGTGAAGAGGGTCAATAA
- the zbtb40 gene encoding zinc finger and BTB domain-containing protein 40 isoform X2, translating into MELPNYSRQLMQQLNALRKEKRFCDCSILVGETPHPAHKLVLAASSMLFKSVLEGSDSISIDTDLLSSQEFSCLLDLVYTGKLPPGKHNLTRLIAAADSLQMFDVAVGCKNILNDLMKQTSETGDTETREGSSKKDLRSSEDSAIEMIEQNQPEIKKILKRVRPCADALKTWDTISAEERQVILGNFKDDPSEDEIYQQLLDLIRDERVLSAQTVLKLVDQLKHLISDPESAIEQEKSEDPLSNPKDRTTLGQRSGGLLDHMSKITHHLSSVNNLSELLTKAVNGCKNSVEKTEVLECCNAPSSVEVVKSLFCKLKETTISEETLRMLLHEVKKSSADLANLLENLKDKGGEQSEKCTGMDLLRTYKNRLTKLDLNRQFIEESLKTGPDISAVERECIQTLLEEQGAVDVFERLISSVFKDGSSLQAVTVWRILMWGQTRNTNLQLIIKEVKEKPDAQNLLQTIQDLDVIFKHKSLILETVSDISLLERGVEAMAHGTEQATEFLQSCRNADGELESVSQAIERVLSRDSPFARPLCQLLSANQENFPQLSNLVEDLKHTASGAQAVPNPSELEQEESTADSEDEEEDDSVTRGKRKLVPVSYSCEWCKKAFDFKCRLIKHKRVCALSPEKEQRCSKCPMTFPTLKTLHQHCTETHDGPPAKKKKTEQVQCDLCDKTFKHSSGLLYHKRTEHFEERPYACEECGAKFAATSSLKNHMRLHTGEKPFHCKHCDMSFSVAAALSYHTKKKHAEGKMYCCQYCSASFAQSIELTRHVRTHTGDKPYVCRDCGKGFKQANGLSVHLQTFHNLTEPHDCQKCRVSFSSLNELRQHIQDVHPKDLHQCPDCSKLFNNEASLEKHMTVHDGSKPYSCKACNKCYQTVSGLWYHNRTAHPESITAQGNKPIKSLLQCDKCDKTFSNRNSLLKHQITNHTEVHLWKCVNCDGTVTSEVELQQHICSGQSSQIDSVFSCAVCSLHFSSEPEFQQHFLSTHLQGETQSQVSSSQTVIQCEDTVSQGAEQVISLDQSQIEASQQVFVALGDQQETASGSGIVALSMEDLLNGTVTLICEEGQ; encoded by the exons ATGGAGCTCCCAAACTACAGCCGACAGCTCATGCAACAACTGAATGCTTTGAGAAAAGAGAAGCGGTTTTGCGACTGCTCCATCCTGGTTGGAGAAACTCCTCATCCTGCTCATAAACTAGTGCTTGCTGCGTCCAGCATGTTATTTAAGTCGGTTCTTGAGGGTTCTGACAGCATCTCCATCGACACAGATTTACTCTCCTCTCAAGAATTTTCTTGTCTTTTGGACCTTGTGTATACCGGTAAACTACCTCCTGGCAAGCACAACCTCACCCGGCTCATAGCCGCTGCAGACAGCTTGCAGATGTTTGACGTTGCTGTGGGTTGTAAGAACATTCTCAACGACCTTATGAAACAGACCTCCGAGACCGGGGACACGGAAACCCGTGAGGGGTCATCTAAGAAAGACTTGAGAAGTTCAGAGGACAGTGCAATTGAGATGATCGAACAAAATCAACCAGAAATCAAAAAGATCCTAAAGAGGGTACGACCGTGTGCTGACGCTCTTAAAACCTGGGATACAATCTCTGCAGAGGAACGCCAG GTCATACTAGGCAATTTCAAAGATGATCCATCAGAAGATGAGATTTACCAGCAATTGCTCGATCTGATCCGGGATGAGAGAGTCCTGTCAGCTCAGACTGTCCTCAAATTGGTAGATCAGTTAAAACACTTAATTTCTGATCCAGAGTCAGCAATTGAGCAAGAAAAAAGTGAGGACCCTTTAAGTAATCCAAAAG ATCGTACAACACTCGGTCAGCGATCAGGTGGGCTTTTGGATCACATGTCAAAAATAACTCACCACCTATCCAGTGTCAACAACCTGTCTGAGCTTTTGACCAAAGCTGTAAACGGCTGTAAGAACAGTGTAGAAAAAACG GAGGTGCTGGAGTGCTGTAATGCACCATCATCTGTGGAGGTGGTGAAGAGTTTGTTTTGTAAACTCAAAGAGACGACCATAAGTGAAGAAACGCTTCGAATGCTTCTCCATGAGGTCAAGAAAAGCTCGGCAGATCTAGCAAACCTATTGGAGAACCTGAAAGACAAAGGGG GTGAACAATCAGAGAAATGCACGGGGATGGATTTGTTAAGAACGTATAAGAACAGACTCACAAAACTCGATCTGAACCGCCAGTTCATCGAAGAGAGCCTTAAAACCGGTCCGGACATCTCTGCAGTCGAGAGAGAG tgTATTCAAACCCTGCTAGAAGAGCAAGGAGCTGTCGATGTGTTTGAAAGGCTGATATCTTCAGTGTTTAAAGATGGAAGTTCACTGCAGGCTGTGACTGTCTGGAGGATTCTCATGTGGGGACAGACACGAAATACAAATCTACAGCTCATCATAAAGGAGGTCAAGGAGAAACCAGATGCTCAAAATCTCCTCCAAACCA TTCAAGACTTAGATGTGATTTTCAAGCACAAATCGCTAATTCTGGAGACCGTCAGTGATATATCTTTACTCGAGCGAGGTGTGGAGGCGATGGCTCATGGGACAGAGCAGGCTACTG AGTTTCTCCAAAGCTGTCGAAATGCTGACGGTGAGCTGGAGTCTGTATCGCAAGCCATTGAGAGAGTTTTGAGTCGCGATTCACCATTTGCCCGTCCGCTGTGCCAACTGCTGTCTGCCAACCAGGAGAACTTTCCTCAGCTGTCCAACTTAGTAGAAGATCTCAAACATACAG CATCCGGAGCCCAGGCAGTCCCAAACCCGTCTGAGTTGGAGCAAGAAGAGTCTACTGCTGATTCTGAGGATGAGGAAGAGGACGACTCCGTAACAAGAGGAAAGAGGAAGCTCGTCCCTGTGTCCTACAGCTGTGAGTGGTGTAAAAAGGCATTTGACTTTAAATGTCGTCTGATAAAGCATAAGAGGGTTTGTGCGCTCTCGCCGGAGAAAGAGCAACGCTGCTCTAAGTGTCCCATGACATTTCCGACTCTCAAGACCCTTCATCAGCACTGCACAGAAACCCACGACGGCCCTCCAGCCAAAAAGAAGAAAACGGAGCAAGTACAGTGTGACCTGTGTGACAAGACCTTCAAACACTCTTCAG GTCTGCTTTATCACAAACGCACCGAACATTTTGAAGAAAGGCCGTACGCGTGCGAGGAATGCGGGGCCAAATTTGCCGCCACCTCGTCCCTCAAGAACCACATGCGTCTGCACACGGGAGAGAAACCGTTTCATTGCAAACACTGCGACATGAGCTTCTCTGTGGCCGCCGCTTTGTCTTACCACACCAAAAAGAAGCATGCAGAAG GTAAAATGTACTGCTGTCAGTACTGTTCGGCCTCGTTCGCACAATCCATCGAATTGACGCGTCACGTCCGCACGCACACGGGAGATAAACCGTACGTCTGCAGGGATTGCGGGAAGGGTTTCAAACAAGCCAATGGGCTTTCTGTCCATCTACAAACCTTTCACA ACCTTACAGAGCCCCATGACTGTCAGAAATGTCGGGTGAGTTTTTCTTCGCTCAATGAACTCCGGCAGCACATTCAGGATGTTCATCCCAAAGACCTGCACCAGTGTCCTGACTGTAGCAAGCTCTTCAACAACGAAGCCAGTCTGGAGAAACACATGACCGTTCATGACGGCAGCAAACCTTACAGCTGCAAGGCATGCAATAAATGCTACCAG ACAGTCTCGGGCCTGTGGTACCATAATCGTACCGCCCACCCCGAGAGCATTACAGCCCAGGGCAATAAACCCATTAAATCTCTGCTCCAGTGTGACaagtgtgacaagacgtttagCAACAGAAATAGCCTGTTAAAACATCAGATAACTAATCATACAG AAGTGCACTTGTGGAAGTGTGTGAATTGTGACGGCACCGTGACGAGTGAGGTGGAGTTACAGCAGCACATCTGCAGCGGACAGTCCAGCCAAATCGACTCTGTGTTCAGCTGTGCCGTCTGCTCGCTTCACTTTTCTTCAGAGCCTGAATTTCAGCAGCACTTCTTATCTACACATCTGCAGGGTGAAACGCAGTCGCAGGTCTCCAGCTCTCAGACG GTGATTCAGTGTGAGGATACGGTCAGTCAAGGGGCGGAGCAAGTGATTAGCCTGGACCAATCACAGATTGAGGCTTCACAACAAGTGTTTGTTGCTCTCGGCGATCAACAGGAAACGGCCAGCGGTTCAGGAATCGTTGCTTTGAGCATGGAAGATCTACTGAACGGCACAGTTACTCTCATCTGTGAAGAGGGTCAATAA
- the zbtb40 gene encoding zinc finger and BTB domain-containing protein 40 isoform X5 has product MELPNYSRQLMQQLNALRKEKRFCDCSILVGETPHPAHKLVLAASSMLFKSVLEGSDSISIDTDLLSSQEFSCLLDLVYTGKLPPGKHNLTRLIAAADSLQMFDVAVGCKNILNDLMKQTSETGDTETREGSSKKDLRSSEDSAIEMIEQNQPEIKKILKRVRPCADALKTWDTISAEERQVILGNFKDDPSEDEIYQQLLDLIRDERVLSAQTVLKLVDQLKHLISDPESAIEQEKNRTTLGQRSGGLLDHMSKITHHLSSVNNLSELLTKAVNGCKNSVEKTEVLECCNAPSSVEVVKSLFCKLKETTISEETLRMLLHEVKKSSADLANLLENLKDKGGEQSEKCTGMDLLRTYKNRLTKLDLNRQFIEESLKTGPDISAVERECIQTLLEEQGAVDVFERLISSVFKDGSSLQAVTVWRILMWGQTRNTNLQLIIKEVKEKPDAQNLLQTIQDLDVIFKHKSLILETVSDISLLERGVEAMAHGTEQATEFLQSCRNADGELESVSQAIERVLSRDSPFARPLCQLLSANQENFPQLSNLVEDLKHTAASGAQAVPNPSELEQEESTADSEDEEEDDSVTRGKRKLVPVSYSCEWCKKAFDFKCRLIKHKRVCALSPEKEQRCSKCPMTFPTLKTLHQHCTETHDGPPAKKKKTEQVQCDLCDKTFKHSSGLLYHKRTEHFEERPYACEECGAKFAATSSLKNHMRLHTGEKPFHCKHCDMSFSVAAALSYHTKKKHAEGKMYCCQYCSASFAQSIELTRHVRTHTGDKPYVCRDCGKGFKQANGLSVHLQTFHNLTEPHDCQKCRVSFSSLNELRQHIQDVHPKDLHQCPDCSKLFNNEASLEKHMTVHDGSKPYSCKACNKCYQTVSGLWYHNRTAHPESITAQGNKPIKSLLQCDKCDKTFSNRNSLLKHQITNHTEVHLWKCVNCDGTVTSEVELQQHICSGQSSQIDSVFSCAVCSLHFSSEPEFQQHFLSTHLQGETQSQVSSSQTVIQCEDTVSQGAEQVISLDQSQIEASQQVFVALGDQQETASGSGIVALSMEDLLNGTVTLICEEGQ; this is encoded by the exons ATGGAGCTCCCAAACTACAGCCGACAGCTCATGCAACAACTGAATGCTTTGAGAAAAGAGAAGCGGTTTTGCGACTGCTCCATCCTGGTTGGAGAAACTCCTCATCCTGCTCATAAACTAGTGCTTGCTGCGTCCAGCATGTTATTTAAGTCGGTTCTTGAGGGTTCTGACAGCATCTCCATCGACACAGATTTACTCTCCTCTCAAGAATTTTCTTGTCTTTTGGACCTTGTGTATACCGGTAAACTACCTCCTGGCAAGCACAACCTCACCCGGCTCATAGCCGCTGCAGACAGCTTGCAGATGTTTGACGTTGCTGTGGGTTGTAAGAACATTCTCAACGACCTTATGAAACAGACCTCCGAGACCGGGGACACGGAAACCCGTGAGGGGTCATCTAAGAAAGACTTGAGAAGTTCAGAGGACAGTGCAATTGAGATGATCGAACAAAATCAACCAGAAATCAAAAAGATCCTAAAGAGGGTACGACCGTGTGCTGACGCTCTTAAAACCTGGGATACAATCTCTGCAGAGGAACGCCAG GTCATACTAGGCAATTTCAAAGATGATCCATCAGAAGATGAGATTTACCAGCAATTGCTCGATCTGATCCGGGATGAGAGAGTCCTGTCAGCTCAGACTGTCCTCAAATTGGTAGATCAGTTAAAACACTTAATTTCTGATCCAGAGTCAGCAATTGAGCAAGAAAAAA ATCGTACAACACTCGGTCAGCGATCAGGTGGGCTTTTGGATCACATGTCAAAAATAACTCACCACCTATCCAGTGTCAACAACCTGTCTGAGCTTTTGACCAAAGCTGTAAACGGCTGTAAGAACAGTGTAGAAAAAACG GAGGTGCTGGAGTGCTGTAATGCACCATCATCTGTGGAGGTGGTGAAGAGTTTGTTTTGTAAACTCAAAGAGACGACCATAAGTGAAGAAACGCTTCGAATGCTTCTCCATGAGGTCAAGAAAAGCTCGGCAGATCTAGCAAACCTATTGGAGAACCTGAAAGACAAAGGGG GTGAACAATCAGAGAAATGCACGGGGATGGATTTGTTAAGAACGTATAAGAACAGACTCACAAAACTCGATCTGAACCGCCAGTTCATCGAAGAGAGCCTTAAAACCGGTCCGGACATCTCTGCAGTCGAGAGAGAG tgTATTCAAACCCTGCTAGAAGAGCAAGGAGCTGTCGATGTGTTTGAAAGGCTGATATCTTCAGTGTTTAAAGATGGAAGTTCACTGCAGGCTGTGACTGTCTGGAGGATTCTCATGTGGGGACAGACACGAAATACAAATCTACAGCTCATCATAAAGGAGGTCAAGGAGAAACCAGATGCTCAAAATCTCCTCCAAACCA TTCAAGACTTAGATGTGATTTTCAAGCACAAATCGCTAATTCTGGAGACCGTCAGTGATATATCTTTACTCGAGCGAGGTGTGGAGGCGATGGCTCATGGGACAGAGCAGGCTACTG AGTTTCTCCAAAGCTGTCGAAATGCTGACGGTGAGCTGGAGTCTGTATCGCAAGCCATTGAGAGAGTTTTGAGTCGCGATTCACCATTTGCCCGTCCGCTGTGCCAACTGCTGTCTGCCAACCAGGAGAACTTTCCTCAGCTGTCCAACTTAGTAGAAGATCTCAAACATACAG CAGCATCCGGAGCCCAGGCAGTCCCAAACCCGTCTGAGTTGGAGCAAGAAGAGTCTACTGCTGATTCTGAGGATGAGGAAGAGGACGACTCCGTAACAAGAGGAAAGAGGAAGCTCGTCCCTGTGTCCTACAGCTGTGAGTGGTGTAAAAAGGCATTTGACTTTAAATGTCGTCTGATAAAGCATAAGAGGGTTTGTGCGCTCTCGCCGGAGAAAGAGCAACGCTGCTCTAAGTGTCCCATGACATTTCCGACTCTCAAGACCCTTCATCAGCACTGCACAGAAACCCACGACGGCCCTCCAGCCAAAAAGAAGAAAACGGAGCAAGTACAGTGTGACCTGTGTGACAAGACCTTCAAACACTCTTCAG GTCTGCTTTATCACAAACGCACCGAACATTTTGAAGAAAGGCCGTACGCGTGCGAGGAATGCGGGGCCAAATTTGCCGCCACCTCGTCCCTCAAGAACCACATGCGTCTGCACACGGGAGAGAAACCGTTTCATTGCAAACACTGCGACATGAGCTTCTCTGTGGCCGCCGCTTTGTCTTACCACACCAAAAAGAAGCATGCAGAAG GTAAAATGTACTGCTGTCAGTACTGTTCGGCCTCGTTCGCACAATCCATCGAATTGACGCGTCACGTCCGCACGCACACGGGAGATAAACCGTACGTCTGCAGGGATTGCGGGAAGGGTTTCAAACAAGCCAATGGGCTTTCTGTCCATCTACAAACCTTTCACA ACCTTACAGAGCCCCATGACTGTCAGAAATGTCGGGTGAGTTTTTCTTCGCTCAATGAACTCCGGCAGCACATTCAGGATGTTCATCCCAAAGACCTGCACCAGTGTCCTGACTGTAGCAAGCTCTTCAACAACGAAGCCAGTCTGGAGAAACACATGACCGTTCATGACGGCAGCAAACCTTACAGCTGCAAGGCATGCAATAAATGCTACCAG ACAGTCTCGGGCCTGTGGTACCATAATCGTACCGCCCACCCCGAGAGCATTACAGCCCAGGGCAATAAACCCATTAAATCTCTGCTCCAGTGTGACaagtgtgacaagacgtttagCAACAGAAATAGCCTGTTAAAACATCAGATAACTAATCATACAG AAGTGCACTTGTGGAAGTGTGTGAATTGTGACGGCACCGTGACGAGTGAGGTGGAGTTACAGCAGCACATCTGCAGCGGACAGTCCAGCCAAATCGACTCTGTGTTCAGCTGTGCCGTCTGCTCGCTTCACTTTTCTTCAGAGCCTGAATTTCAGCAGCACTTCTTATCTACACATCTGCAGGGTGAAACGCAGTCGCAGGTCTCCAGCTCTCAGACG GTGATTCAGTGTGAGGATACGGTCAGTCAAGGGGCGGAGCAAGTGATTAGCCTGGACCAATCACAGATTGAGGCTTCACAACAAGTGTTTGTTGCTCTCGGCGATCAACAGGAAACGGCCAGCGGTTCAGGAATCGTTGCTTTGAGCATGGAAGATCTACTGAACGGCACAGTTACTCTCATCTGTGAAGAGGGTCAATAA